The DNA window CTTTGTCACCTTAGTTGTTCTCACAATAATCCCTGTACTTTACCCTTTGATAGGGTATCCTTTATACGTCTCAAAAGCCTCATCTTCCAGGCCCTTGCCCACCACCGCATACGAGTCTCAACAACCCGAACCCCTGCCTTCGATAAAGATATCCGAAGGAGAGGACTGTGACATATTCTTGGGGGAATGGGTGCCGAACCACGCCGCGCCGTACTACACCAACACGACGTGCTGGGCCATACACGAGCACCAGAACTGCATGAAATATGGAAGGCCTGACACTGAGTTcatgaaatggaaatggaaacctGATGGGTGTGAGCTACCTGTGCTGAACCCAGCTCAGTTCCTGGAGATCGTTAGGGGCAAATCTTTGGCCTTTGTTGGTGACTCACTTGGTAGAAACCAAATGCAGTCCTTGATATGCCTCCTTTCAAGAGTAAGCCACTTAATTCTCTACTTTTCCATCTATCTTCATGCAATCCGTTCTTATTTTATGCCGATATTAtggatttatatttaatatactaaaaataaaaactcttaatattttttttttaaaaaacactaatAATGTGACATGATTTTAGTATACACTATCAATGCATGATTTTAAAATGGAGAAAAATTGCTAAAACTGATTAATATGTCTTGTTGAAATTCTAGTGATTAATGTTGATTTTAGAGCTGAAACTTTTCTATTTTAACAGTAAATCTGTGAAATAATTGTAAGTGGTCCCTCAACATTTTTGTCCAATCAATTTTAGTTAGTAGCAACGTTAGTTTACCTAAGCCACATTAAGTAAATCAAAGATTAGGTAAAATTATGGGGTGGGAAATATGTGGAATCTTTTAGGAACATAGTTGTTCAATTATTAGTTGGCATAGTTAAaagcatcaatttttttttatgtaaaagatatgattttgattatGAGTGGATCACTTCAcagttaaattataaaaattatctgCTTATGATATGTGGGCGACAATAACTTGTTCCGATCAATGACACGGACACATGAattgtactaaaataatatatttttctaaaaccATTGTAGATAAAGTCGAGTTCTCTAACATTAACAAGCTACTAACAAAAGCATAAATGCCAAAAGCTAAAAGCCAACAACTTAGAGAATTTATATGTTTTCAAGCCTTCTTTTtgttaattcatttattaatatcatatttggGTAATAATGCACGAAAATAAAAGCATATGGTAGAACCTCATATGATGGCTTGATGGTCAAAGGTATTCATCGCCCTAGATGTGGCCTGGATTTGAGTTACACTAATCGTGTTGATTGGCGAATTGAAAGGTAAGCAGTGATAATTCGAAAGATTCCCCGGGGAGAATAAAGATGTCTTCTACGTTACCCATAATATATGTTCAAACTTTACcctattattataattcaaaaaaaaagcatATGACATCAAATGATGGTTTAGCCTATTTTTAAAGTTAACCTTAATTTTGATTCTAAAAACAAAACTTAATTATGTTTTTTACTATTTTGGAAATGCTTGGTTGTAAATCGAAAATATTcagataattttttttgacaaattATAGCCACTGAATTGAAGAATTCCCAAACATAAATCATCACTCTTTTGGCCATGTAAATATGATGTTCTTATCTTTggaagaaaaaattttaaaaaaattgcctGTCTTTGTCTCTAATAATTATTAAGATGTTTGGCAGCTATCTAGATGGACATTCCAACTAATACCCCAGGAATCTCTCTGCAATTAATTATTATAACGAGGAATTTATCactatattttcatttaattttgatttttttttaagaaaaattttaaataatttgaagttTAGTAAAAACTATTCCTTCAAACATCTCACTGAGTTGGTGagcattattttctatttattttattaaacttttctttttcgtattttttattttataaaattatatatattagataaaaaaattccATCTTTAAAGGAAACTAatgaaaatttgttttatttaatatgatatttatatgggattttaaaaaaaaaattcatgaataCGCCAAATTGATATTCAATAATATCACTATAAAACGATTCCATAATGGACCACCAAGTAATAGAATAttttttcaacaaagaaaattaaaagttttaatatttataaaaataaaaattttaaaaattaatgttaattagttttttatagtaaaaataattattacagGCGGCGTATTCCATATAAGTTTGCTCATAGATTTTAGTTTAGTTTGTTTTGTCGCTAAAACATTGAATCGCATTATTTTGGTCTTATATTCTTTTCTATTCCATAATGTTTTGCTTTGATCCACACCAATAGattgcttttcttttttaatatttatatatttattttgatgtagtACAACTTGAATCATCTTGTTCTTCATCGCTATTCTCATTGCTTACTagattttattaagattttcttttttagaattttgaattGATTCTTATTTCAGATCGAATATCCCGTAGATGTTTCGTATACATCGGACGAGAGATTTAAACGATGGAAATACATATCTTATAATTTCACCCTTGCTTACTTTTCATCAACATATTTGGTGAAATCAAAAGAAAGAGATAACAACGGTCCGACGCACACCGGCCTTTTCAATCTCTACCTCGATGAGTTCGATGAACAATGGACAACCCAAATCGAAGGATTCGACTACGTAATCATCAACGGCGGCCATTGGTTTTATCGTCCATCGGTTTTCTATGAAAATCATCAAATTGTTGGGTGTCACTATTGCCTAATTGATAATGTTAAGGACTTGACAAAATTCTACGGGTTCCGAAAAGCATTAAGGACTGCTTTTAGAGCTATTAATAGCTTGGAAAACTTTAAAGGTGTAACGTTTTTAAGAACTTTTGCACCGCCGCACTTTGAGAATGGATTGTGGAACGATGGCGGGAATTGCGTAAGAACGAAACCATTCCGAAGCAAAGAGATAGCATTGGATGGGGACAATTTGGAGTTTTACATGGTTCAAATAGAGGAATTCAAACGTGCTCAAAAAGAAGGGAGAAAGAAGGGAAAGAAATATCGGTTAATGGATATGACGCATGCGTCGCTATTGAGACCGGATGGTCATCCGAGCAGATATGGGCATTGGCCTAATGAAAACGTGACATTGTACAACGATTGTGTGCATTGGTGCTTGCCTGGTCCGATTGATAATTGGAATGATTTCTTGCTTCAAATGTTGAAGATGGAAGGAATAAGATCACATCAAGAGAGGCTTGTTTCAGGTGGAAAAAGAATGAGATTTAAGTAAAGAAtctaagtttttatttattattattattatttatttatttctaattcgTCTTTTATTAGTTCTTCTTTTGTTAATTGTACTTTTATATCTATCCATAATTAATGCAAGTTCCGATTGAATTTGAgtgagaaataataaaaattttcaaggaTGTTGTTAGATGTGGGATGAGCCAAAATCGATTTGATTCGAAAagtttgataaaaaatttaatttttgaattaaatagttcgagttatttaaGTTAATCAATTTattcagatcaactcgaataaaaaataagttaatcaagttattcggatcaactcgaataaaaaattaaattttttggtttaactcgaatatggaTTACACAAATCGAATTAtccgaaaatccgaataagaaaaggtaaaactAAGTTATTTTGATcaatgtttaccttttctaaagttaaaagtcaaaaccattaagtcaaaagataaaattgcgtcgttttgataaatgtttactcattaagttaaaaggcaaaaccattatattgtttatatgtagttaaataatctcgTACTTCATCTACTAGTTATATAATCAGTCCATGTAAACGCAgtattgagtataaataataggatttgttAACTCAACTCGACTTGACtcaatcgaatactcacccctaattaaaagtaataaaatgtacttaaAGCATATAACAACAATCTGAAGCAAGTAAAAACATTAGCCACCctaactaaaaaataaaactacaattcctttaaaattagaaatattataaattagtaatattaaatttaaaattttttagttgCCTTTTGCATGCACATGTATCtgaacttgaaatttaatttttttcttaacaatCTCAGTATaggttttaattatatatatgtatgtgtgtgcTCTTTTTAACACAATATCTAGAGTTATTCATAATTACTctccaacctataaataggaggataatgcgttttaaCACATTCGAACTCATATTCTTCTACATTGACAACAACATTCATAACgatcaaactaaaatttaatcaaGAACTAAACAAAATATGGATGAATGAAATAAAAGGCGTGTACATATAGACCACATCCCATGCGAAAATCTATCACCTTTCTTATCAGCATTCATTGGCCATccttatccaatttttttttaattatagaggaataaaaatgttaacaAGCTTTGCCATAATTTCCAAAGATACTCTCTATATTACCCCTTTATTAACACCctaggatttttttttatatatt is part of the Gossypium hirsutum isolate 1008001.06 chromosome D11, Gossypium_hirsutum_v2.1, whole genome shotgun sequence genome and encodes:
- the LOC107912894 gene encoding protein trichome birefringence-like 19, with the translated sequence MKLHAMEASSRNHFQPKFVLIIIFVTLVVLTIIPVLYPLIGYPLYVSKASSSRPLPTTAYESQQPEPLPSIKISEGEDCDIFLGEWVPNHAAPYYTNTTCWAIHEHQNCMKYGRPDTEFMKWKWKPDGCELPVLNPAQFLEIVRGKSLAFVGDSLGRNQMQSLICLLSRIEYPVDVSYTSDERFKRWKYISYNFTLAYFSSTYLVKSKERDNNGPTHTGLFNLYLDEFDEQWTTQIEGFDYVIINGGHWFYRPSVFYENHQIVGCHYCLIDNVKDLTKFYGFRKALRTAFRAINSLENFKGVTFLRTFAPPHFENGLWNDGGNCVRTKPFRSKEIALDGDNLEFYMVQIEEFKRAQKEGRKKGKKYRLMDMTHASLLRPDGHPSRYGHWPNENVTLYNDCVHWCLPGPIDNWNDFLLQMLKMEGIRSHQERLVSGGKRMRFK